In the Telopea speciosissima isolate NSW1024214 ecotype Mountain lineage chromosome 2, Tspe_v1, whole genome shotgun sequence genome, one interval contains:
- the LOC122652731 gene encoding uncharacterized protein LOC122652731: MASGKSYLSKSSYRFLGVERENSIKSDSSFEFDEADIWSSNHTEAVAPSPELKKMMIPSSRVSKKSTKRVENGGEHRSAGVVTSSSLPVNIPDWSKILKEDYRDSHRRVNDGDLDDEDDDDDDDSRIPPHEFLAKQFARTRVASFSVHEGIGRTLKGRDLSKVRNAIWEKTGFQD, translated from the coding sequence ATGGCGAGCGGAAAGAGCTACCTTTCGAAATCCAGTTATCGGTTTCTTGGggttgagagagagaattcGATTAAATCAGATTCCTcttttgaatttgatgaagcgGATATCTGGTCTTCCAATCATACAGAAGCAGTAGCACCATCACCAGAATTGAAGAAAATGATGATACCCAGTTCGAGGGTTTCGAAGAAATCGACGAAAAGGGTCGAGAATGGAGGGGAACATCGATCGGCCGGAGTTGTGACTTCTTCGTCGTTGCCAGTGAACATACCAGACTGGTCAAAAATCCTTAAAGAAGATTACAGGGATAGTCACAGGAGAGTTAATGACGGTGATCTTGATGATGAAgacgatgacgatgatgatgattccaGAATCCCTCCTCATGAGTTCTTAGCGAAACAATTTGCTAGGACTCGGGTTGCGTCCTTCAGTGTTCATGAAGGGATTGGAAGAACCCTGAAAGGTAGGGATTTGAGTAAGGTCAGAAACGCCATTTGGGAGAAAACTGGTTTCCAGGATTAA